A region of Micromonospora sp. WMMD882 DNA encodes the following proteins:
- a CDS encoding sialidase family protein, which translates to MKRRRRHLLVGLAVGALVATTGLAGLHYSGIEVAPVTATGDGELPGRLAGHLERLRQAAPGNDGMSPDGPGNAAQQELLERAYPADSISIAQLDRSKDAYVKAERRVDAAARGAATAKWTNVGPSEALYPFTELRNAYNYVPNEYVAGGRVTSIDIAPDCRPLLCRAYVTPAGGGVWGTLNVLAPQPNWIYLGGPLGINAAGSVVIDRNDQTGLTVYVGTGEANTCASGCVAGVGLYKSTNGGLTWQGPLGKDALAGKGIGEITIKPGDPKTLYVATTTALRGMSSSCCTGVTRPVPDAAKWGLYKSTDGGKKWAFVHNGSANAGECTGSAAEWNNTAACSPRGVRYVKLDPGNPEIVYAASYARGVWRSPDGGATWTQIKDSLNRAVFQTRPAIDVTKLPDGRTRMYVYEGNTGNPYSRLFRSDDVATGAPTFTDLSSSNPADPGYATYNQCTGQCWYDLFVHTPKGHPDIVYTGGSYVYGETVAHKRAVVLSTDAGVSGTDMTYDGTDELHPNGLHPDQHALVTRPGNPYQFFEASDGGVMRSNGRFVDRSAWCDNPDRGLTTEAQKTRCRQMLSRIPEKLDGINNGMSTLQYVSLSVSPHDHTLLQGGTQDNGTWENKGQRRRWVNTMIGDGGASGFDVARPEFRFHTFFDATPEVNFDNGDVADWITVSDPIFGHANTLFYAPHISDPKVSGTMFAGTGRTVYRTKTFGLGDRSVEEANRICNSWNGTYEDVCGDWEELGGTRLTDAAWGDRAGGAVSVVERVGTDSSTAYAATSTGRVFVSHNVDAEPASAVTWTRIDTPTTPNRFVTSVHVDPANPNRTWVSYSGFNSNTPTTVGHVFEVTAAGAGATWVDRSYDFGDQPVTDLVRDDVTGTLYAATDFGVLKLRKGGRSWVKAAPGMPNVEVAGLTVVPGERILYAASHGLSAWQLSLG; encoded by the coding sequence GTGAAGCGCAGACGTCGTCACCTACTCGTCGGACTCGCGGTCGGGGCCCTGGTGGCCACCACCGGACTCGCCGGCCTCCACTACTCCGGCATCGAGGTCGCGCCGGTCACCGCCACCGGGGACGGCGAGCTTCCCGGCCGACTCGCCGGCCACCTGGAACGGCTGCGCCAGGCGGCGCCGGGCAACGACGGGATGTCGCCGGACGGCCCGGGCAACGCCGCCCAGCAGGAACTTCTCGAACGGGCGTACCCGGCGGACTCGATAAGCATCGCCCAGTTGGACCGCTCGAAGGACGCGTACGTGAAGGCCGAGCGGCGCGTCGACGCCGCCGCCCGGGGCGCGGCGACCGCGAAATGGACGAACGTCGGGCCGAGCGAGGCCCTCTACCCGTTCACCGAGCTGCGCAACGCCTACAACTACGTCCCCAACGAGTACGTCGCCGGTGGCCGGGTCACCTCGATCGACATCGCCCCGGACTGCAGGCCGCTGCTCTGCCGGGCGTACGTGACCCCGGCCGGCGGCGGGGTGTGGGGCACCCTGAACGTGCTCGCCCCGCAACCCAACTGGATCTACCTCGGCGGGCCGCTCGGCATCAACGCCGCTGGCTCGGTGGTCATCGACCGCAACGACCAGACCGGCCTGACCGTGTACGTCGGCACCGGCGAGGCGAACACCTGCGCCTCCGGTTGCGTCGCCGGCGTCGGCCTCTACAAGTCCACCAACGGTGGCCTGACCTGGCAGGGCCCGCTCGGCAAGGACGCTCTCGCCGGCAAGGGCATTGGTGAGATCACCATCAAGCCGGGGGACCCGAAGACCCTCTACGTGGCCACCACCACCGCGCTGCGCGGCATGTCCAGCTCCTGCTGCACCGGCGTGACCCGGCCGGTGCCGGACGCCGCCAAGTGGGGGCTGTACAAGTCCACCGACGGTGGGAAGAAGTGGGCGTTCGTGCACAACGGCTCGGCGAACGCCGGCGAGTGCACCGGCAGCGCCGCCGAGTGGAACAACACCGCGGCCTGCTCGCCGCGCGGCGTCCGCTACGTCAAGCTCGACCCGGGCAACCCCGAGATCGTGTACGCCGCCTCGTACGCCCGGGGGGTCTGGCGCTCGCCGGACGGCGGCGCGACCTGGACCCAGATCAAGGACTCGCTGAACCGGGCGGTGTTCCAGACCCGCCCGGCGATCGACGTCACGAAGCTGCCCGACGGCAGGACCCGGATGTACGTCTACGAGGGCAACACCGGCAACCCGTACTCGCGGCTGTTCCGCAGCGACGACGTGGCCACCGGCGCGCCCACCTTCACCGACCTGTCCAGCTCGAACCCGGCGGACCCGGGCTACGCCACCTACAACCAGTGCACCGGCCAGTGCTGGTACGACCTGTTCGTGCACACCCCGAAGGGCCACCCGGACATCGTCTACACCGGCGGGTCCTACGTGTACGGCGAGACCGTCGCGCACAAGCGGGCGGTGGTGCTCTCCACCGACGCCGGGGTCAGCGGCACCGACATGACCTACGACGGCACCGACGAGCTGCACCCCAACGGCCTGCACCCGGACCAGCACGCGCTGGTCACCCGGCCGGGCAACCCGTACCAGTTCTTCGAGGCCAGCGACGGTGGCGTGATGCGCTCCAACGGCCGGTTCGTGGACCGGTCGGCGTGGTGCGACAACCCGGACCGGGGCCTCACCACCGAGGCGCAGAAGACCCGCTGCCGGCAGATGCTGTCCCGGATCCCGGAGAAGCTCGACGGGATCAACAACGGCATGTCGACGTTGCAGTACGTCAGCCTCTCGGTGAGCCCGCACGACCACACGCTGCTCCAGGGCGGCACCCAGGACAACGGCACCTGGGAGAACAAGGGCCAGCGCAGGCGCTGGGTCAACACGATGATCGGTGACGGCGGCGCGTCCGGATTCGACGTGGCCCGGCCGGAGTTCCGCTTCCACACGTTCTTCGACGCCACCCCCGAGGTGAACTTCGACAACGGGGACGTCGCCGACTGGATCACCGTCTCCGACCCGATCTTCGGCCACGCGAACACGCTGTTCTACGCCCCGCACATCAGTGACCCGAAGGTCAGCGGCACCATGTTCGCCGGCACCGGCCGCACCGTCTACCGCACCAAGACGTTCGGGCTGGGGGACCGGTCGGTCGAGGAGGCGAACCGGATCTGCAACTCCTGGAACGGCACCTACGAGGACGTCTGCGGCGACTGGGAGGAGCTGGGCGGCACCCGGCTCACCGACGCCGCGTGGGGTGACCGGGCCGGCGGCGCGGTGTCGGTGGTCGAGCGGGTCGGCACCGACTCGTCGACCGCGTACGCGGCCACCAGCACCGGGCGCGTCTTCGTCAGCCACAACGTGGACGCCGAGCCGGCCTCGGCGGTCACCTGGACCCGGATCGACACCCCGACCACCCCGAACCGCTTCGTCACCAGCGTCCACGTCGACCCGGCGAACCCGAACCGGACGTGGGTCTCGTACAGCGGGTTCAACTCGAACACCCCGACCACGGTGGGGCACGTGTTCGAGGTGACGGCGGCGGGCGCCGGGGCGACCTGGGTCGACCGGTCGTACGACTTCGGCGACCAGCCGGTCACCGACCTGGTCCGGGACGACGTGACCGGCACCCTCTACGCGGCCACCGACTTCGGCGTGCTGAAGCTCCGCAAGGGCGGCAGGAGCTGGGTGAAGGCCGCCCCGGGCATGCCGAACGTGGAGGTCGCCGGGCTCACCGTCGTGCCGGGCGAGCGGATCCTCTACGCCGCCTCGCACGGGCTGTCCGCCTGGCAGCTCAGCCTCGGCTAG
- a CDS encoding ABC transporter permease → MLRFVVRRLLVAVVTLTVISLLTFGLFFAVPSSPAKVMCGRNCTAADIAQVEDRLGLRDPLPRQYADFVRGVFAGRTYGSGDFRRECPAPCLGFSFRNNQPVTEIITQRAPVTFSIVLGAAVVWLVLGVSLGMVSALRRGTAFDRIAIGITLTGASMQVYFFGLVLLYLLVYATGLLPFPSYTPLTENPLRWAHGLLLPWMTLGFLNSALYARLARAQMLETLSEDFVRTARAKGLSRRQVHLRHALRAAVTPLVTIAGLDIGVALGGTFITETIFGLQGLGKATVEAVQFLNLPVVMATVLLAAVFIVAANIVVDLLYAVIDPRVRLS, encoded by the coding sequence ATGCTCCGTTTCGTCGTCCGGCGGCTGCTCGTCGCGGTCGTCACCCTCACCGTCATCAGCCTGCTCACCTTCGGGCTCTTCTTCGCCGTGCCCAGCAGTCCGGCCAAGGTGATGTGCGGCCGGAACTGCACCGCCGCCGACATCGCCCAGGTCGAGGACCGGCTCGGCCTGCGCGACCCGCTGCCCCGGCAGTACGCGGACTTCGTCCGGGGCGTCTTCGCCGGCCGCACCTACGGCAGCGGCGACTTCCGGCGCGAATGCCCGGCGCCCTGCCTGGGCTTCTCGTTCCGGAACAACCAGCCGGTCACCGAGATCATCACCCAGCGGGCCCCGGTCACGTTCAGCATCGTCCTCGGGGCCGCCGTGGTCTGGCTGGTGCTCGGCGTCTCGCTGGGCATGGTCTCGGCGCTGCGTCGGGGCACCGCCTTCGACCGGATCGCCATCGGCATCACCCTCACCGGGGCCTCCATGCAGGTCTACTTCTTCGGGCTGGTCCTGCTCTACCTGCTGGTCTACGCCACCGGCCTGCTGCCCTTCCCCAGCTACACCCCGTTGACAGAGAACCCGTTGCGCTGGGCGCACGGGCTGCTGCTGCCCTGGATGACCCTCGGCTTCCTCAACTCCGCCCTGTACGCCCGGCTCGCCCGGGCGCAGATGTTGGAGACCCTCTCTGAGGACTTCGTCCGTACCGCCCGGGCCAAGGGGCTGTCCCGGCGGCAGGTGCACCTGCGGCACGCGCTGCGGGCCGCCGTCACCCCGCTCGTGACCATCGCCGGCCTGGACATCGGCGTGGCGCTCGGCGGCACCTTCATCACCGAGACGATCTTCGGTCTCCAGGGGCTCGGCAAGGCCACCGTCGAGGCGGTGCAGTTCCTCAACCTGCCGGTCGTGATGGCCACCGTGCTGCTCGCGGCGGTGTTCATCGTGGCCGCCAACATCGTGGTCGACCTGCTCTACGCGGTGATCGACCCTCGGGTCCGACTGAGCTGA
- a CDS encoding ABC transporter ATP-binding protein → MTNDDNGPYLRVSELRVRFGTEDGVVRAVDGVSFAVGRGRTLGIVGESGSGKSVTSLAVLGLHDPRRAVVSGEIWVGGRQVVGLPEERVRRLRGREVAMIFQDPLSALHPYFSVGRQVAEAYRVHHPGVSRRQARARAVEMLGRVGIPQPGRRFAQFPHEFSGGMRQRVMIAMALVNDPRLLIADEPTTALDVTVQAQILDLLADLQGEFGSAIVLITHDLGVVAQVADEVLVMYAGRVVEHGPVGEVLRSPEHPYTWGLLGSVPSLRGDAEADLTPIAGNPPSLIDLPSGCAFHPRCRWADRTDGRSRSVVPELLPVAGEPGHRVACHLPAGDRARIRSEEAIGVGAAR, encoded by the coding sequence ATGACGAACGACGACAACGGGCCGTATCTGCGGGTGTCGGAGCTGCGGGTGCGGTTCGGTACGGAGGATGGGGTGGTGCGGGCGGTGGACGGGGTGTCGTTCGCTGTCGGGCGGGGTCGGACGTTGGGGATCGTGGGGGAGTCGGGGTCGGGTAAGAGCGTGACCTCGTTGGCGGTGTTGGGGTTGCATGACCCGCGGCGGGCGGTGGTGTCGGGGGAGATCTGGGTGGGTGGTCGGCAGGTGGTGGGGTTGCCGGAGGAGCGGGTGCGGCGGTTGCGGGGTCGGGAGGTGGCGATGATCTTCCAGGATCCGTTGTCGGCGTTGCATCCGTACTTTTCGGTGGGGCGGCAGGTCGCGGAGGCGTATCGGGTGCATCATCCGGGGGTGTCGCGGCGTCAGGCGCGGGCTCGTGCGGTGGAGATGCTGGGTCGGGTGGGGATCCCGCAGCCGGGGCGGCGGTTTGCGCAGTTTCCGCATGAGTTCTCCGGTGGGATGCGGCAGCGGGTGATGATCGCGATGGCGTTGGTGAACGACCCGCGGTTGTTGATCGCGGATGAGCCGACGACGGCGTTGGACGTGACGGTGCAGGCGCAGATTCTGGACCTGCTGGCGGATCTGCAGGGGGAGTTCGGGTCGGCGATCGTGCTGATCACCCATGATCTGGGGGTGGTGGCGCAGGTGGCCGACGAGGTGCTGGTGATGTACGCCGGTCGGGTGGTGGAGCACGGCCCGGTGGGTGAGGTGCTGCGGTCGCCGGAGCACCCGTACACCTGGGGGTTGTTGGGGAGTGTGCCGTCGTTGCGGGGTGACGCGGAGGCGGATCTGACGCCGATCGCGGGCAACCCGCCGAGCCTGATCGATTTGCCGTCGGGGTGCGCGTTCCACCCGCGCTGCCGGTGGGCCGACCGCACCGACGGCCGGTCCCGCAGTGTGGTGCCGGAGTTGTTGCCGGTGGCCGGGGAGCCGGGGCATCGGGTGGCGTGTCACCTGCCGGCCGGGGACCGGGCCCGGATCCGGTCCGAGGAGGCCATCGGCGTCGGGGCGGCCCGGTGA
- a CDS encoding sugar ABC transporter substrate-binding protein, which yields MMRPKALLALLLSTVLLATGCGADDRPSADDPVRLLVFGAPEELAAYRTLIDAYQQRRPDSRVQLVEASDRKDLLARLSTSVAGGAPPDLFLMNYRFYGQFAAKGVIEPLDDRIAGSDVLDPADYYPVAMDAFTWDGRQLCLPQNVSSLAVYYNRTLFARYGVPEPKAGWTWNDLVRTATLMTRAGNGAIVRGTESEGAAARPAVHGLGVEPSVIRLAPFVWSNGGEIVDDPAKPTRLTLDSPAAREALKNLIDLRQAYGVTPTDEEVEAEDDESRFTNGRLAMLMTSRRATTTFRTVTGFEWDVAPLPVYRQPVGVLHSDAYCMPKGARNKSAAWEFLEFAIAEEGQRIIAATGRTVPSHTKVANSPAFLDPTRPPRNAKVFLDAVPTVRALPTVSTWPEIEDVSYGILENAMYRGDRLDDVIRQLDTETRPVFARGERG from the coding sequence ATGATGCGACCCAAGGCGCTGCTCGCGCTGCTGCTGTCCACCGTGCTGCTCGCCACCGGCTGTGGAGCCGACGACCGGCCGTCGGCGGACGACCCGGTGCGGCTGCTGGTGTTCGGCGCGCCCGAGGAGCTCGCCGCCTACCGCACCCTGATCGACGCCTACCAGCAGCGACGCCCGGACTCGCGGGTGCAGCTCGTCGAGGCCAGTGACCGCAAGGACCTGCTGGCCCGGTTGTCCACCTCGGTCGCCGGGGGCGCCCCGCCGGACCTGTTCCTGATGAACTACCGCTTCTACGGCCAGTTCGCCGCCAAGGGCGTGATCGAGCCGCTGGACGACCGGATCGCCGGCTCGGACGTGCTCGACCCGGCCGACTACTACCCGGTGGCGATGGACGCCTTCACGTGGGACGGCCGGCAGCTCTGCCTGCCGCAGAACGTCTCCAGTCTGGCCGTCTACTACAACCGCACCCTGTTCGCGCGGTACGGGGTGCCCGAGCCGAAGGCCGGCTGGACCTGGAACGACCTGGTGCGGACGGCCACCCTGATGACCCGCGCCGGCAACGGGGCGATCGTGAGGGGCACCGAGAGCGAGGGGGCGGCGGCGCGGCCGGCGGTGCACGGGCTGGGCGTCGAGCCGTCCGTCATCCGGCTGGCCCCGTTCGTCTGGTCCAACGGTGGCGAGATCGTCGACGACCCGGCGAAGCCGACCCGGCTGACCCTGGACAGCCCGGCCGCCCGGGAGGCGTTGAAGAACCTGATCGACCTGCGCCAGGCGTACGGGGTGACGCCGACCGACGAGGAGGTGGAGGCCGAGGACGACGAGTCCCGCTTCACCAACGGTCGGCTCGCCATGCTGATGACGTCCCGCCGGGCCACCACCACCTTCCGCACGGTCACCGGTTTCGAGTGGGACGTGGCCCCGCTGCCGGTCTACCGGCAGCCGGTAGGGGTGCTGCACTCCGACGCGTACTGCATGCCGAAGGGCGCCCGGAACAAGTCCGCGGCGTGGGAGTTCCTGGAGTTCGCGATCGCCGAGGAGGGGCAGCGGATCATCGCCGCGACCGGCCGGACCGTGCCCTCGCACACGAAGGTGGCGAACTCGCCGGCCTTCCTCGACCCGACCCGGCCGCCGCGCAACGCGAAGGTGTTCCTGGACGCCGTCCCGACGGTCCGGGCGCTGCCGACCGTGTCGACCTGGCCGGAGATCGAGGACGTCAGCTACGGCATCCTGGAGAACGCGATGTACCGGGGGGACCGGCTGGACGACGTGATCCGTCAGCTCGACACGGAGACCCGACCGGTCTTCGCCCGGGGCGAGCGGGGTTGA
- a CDS encoding ABC transporter substrate-binding protein: MRASWRTLTIGALGVTLVAAGCTPTTDDDGGGDQGTRTQTGSVSYDPADNRAPAPAVEGATRGGTLTVMQVADFEHLDPARTYVNRAQLTGGLIQRSLTGYKEDGSGTMMVVGDLATDPGKDVNGDCKVWQYTLRDGLRYEDGSPVTSKDVAYGVARSFAPNLNEGPKYIQRWLYPGGVYNATYRGPYDGGRPTPDGVATPDDRTIRFTFAEPHCDMPYAAALPTTAPVPAAKDTRDSYDLRPFSSGPYKVRSYQRDVALELERNPHWDPATDPIRTAYPDAFRFTFGLEAAQIAERLVADAPADQAAFTWEDVPPAVLPRTTTGPVAERVVKGPTQYTWVLNVNTQRITDVDVRRALNYAVDKDALLKAIGGQAAGTPATTLTSPTTAGWQQYDAYQAPVTGDPDKVAELLAGKKPTLVLAYANTETRTRQAEALRKTLSERGFTVTATAIDSSSYYDEIGRRNNPYDLYLSGWGMDWPTGSTTIPPLYDGREIVDEGSNNLSYLNDPGVSAEIDRIRQLPALEQDAAWMALDEKIMRDLAPVVPCYYDAAYELRGSKVGNAYLSDAFGAIQVNNIFVKP, encoded by the coding sequence GTGCGCGCATCATGGCGGACGTTGACCATCGGCGCCCTCGGCGTGACGCTCGTCGCCGCGGGATGCACACCCACCACCGACGACGACGGCGGCGGCGACCAGGGGACCCGCACCCAGACCGGCTCGGTGTCGTACGACCCGGCCGACAACCGGGCCCCCGCACCGGCCGTCGAGGGCGCCACCCGCGGCGGCACCCTCACCGTCATGCAGGTCGCGGACTTCGAGCACCTCGACCCGGCCCGCACCTACGTCAACCGGGCGCAGCTCACCGGCGGCCTGATCCAGCGGTCGCTGACCGGCTACAAGGAGGACGGCAGCGGCACCATGATGGTCGTCGGCGACCTGGCCACCGACCCCGGCAAGGACGTGAACGGTGACTGCAAGGTCTGGCAGTACACCCTGCGCGACGGCCTCCGGTACGAGGACGGCTCGCCGGTGACCAGCAAGGACGTCGCCTACGGCGTCGCCCGCTCGTTCGCCCCCAACCTCAACGAAGGGCCGAAGTACATCCAGCGCTGGCTCTACCCGGGTGGCGTCTACAACGCCACCTACCGGGGCCCGTACGACGGGGGCAGACCGACGCCCGACGGCGTGGCGACCCCGGACGACCGGACCATCCGGTTCACGTTCGCCGAGCCGCACTGCGACATGCCGTACGCGGCGGCCCTGCCGACCACCGCGCCGGTGCCCGCGGCCAAGGACACCCGGGACAGCTACGACCTGCGGCCGTTCTCCTCCGGGCCGTACAAGGTCCGGTCGTACCAGCGGGACGTGGCGTTGGAGCTGGAGCGCAACCCGCACTGGGATCCGGCCACCGACCCGATCCGCACCGCCTACCCGGACGCGTTCCGGTTCACCTTCGGGCTGGAGGCCGCCCAGATCGCCGAGCGGCTGGTCGCCGACGCGCCCGCCGACCAGGCCGCGTTCACCTGGGAGGACGTGCCGCCCGCCGTGCTGCCCCGGACCACCACCGGCCCGGTCGCCGAACGGGTCGTCAAAGGCCCGACCCAGTACACCTGGGTGCTCAACGTCAACACCCAGCGGATCACCGACGTGGACGTCCGTCGTGCGCTGAACTACGCCGTCGACAAGGACGCGCTGCTCAAGGCGATCGGCGGGCAGGCGGCAGGCACCCCGGCCACCACGCTGACCTCACCCACCACCGCCGGCTGGCAGCAGTACGACGCGTACCAGGCCCCGGTGACCGGCGACCCGGACAAGGTCGCGGAGCTGCTGGCCGGGAAGAAGCCGACCCTGGTGTTGGCGTACGCGAACACGGAGACCCGGACCCGGCAGGCCGAGGCGCTCCGGAAGACCCTCTCCGAGCGGGGCTTCACCGTCACCGCCACCGCGATCGACTCCAGCAGCTACTACGACGAGATCGGTCGCCGGAACAACCCGTACGACCTGTATCTGAGCGGCTGGGGCATGGACTGGCCGACCGGGTCGACGACCATTCCGCCGCTCTACGACGGTCGGGAGATCGTCGACGAGGGCAGCAACAACCTCTCCTACCTGAACGACCCCGGGGTCAGCGCCGAGATCGACCGGATCCGCCAACTGCCCGCCCTCGAACAGGACGCCGCCTGGATGGCCCTGGACGAGAAGATCATGCGGGACCTGGCGCCGGTCGTCCCCTGCTACTACGACGCCGCGTACGAGCTGCGCGGCTCCAAGGTCGGCAACGCCTACCTCAGTGACGCGTTCGGTGCGATCCAGGTGAACAACATCTTCGTCAAGCCGTGA
- a CDS encoding carbohydrate ABC transporter permease — MGGRASGPPPLPGGWSRTWRTLGAVFVLLVFVPPLLLLVSGSLTEPGLPPPPTPRLAPDPVSATGYRQAVELGGLLRASLNSVLVAVVAVPLSVLVASLAGFATARLAPRAAAAVVAASLVALMVPATALLVPRFTIFRMFGLTDTLAPLVAPALIGTSPLYVLVYYLAFRALPAELYDACLVEDLSPVRIWWRMALPLVRPVTAGLTALTFVLTWSNFLDPLVYVYDRDLFTLPLALRSLSVLDPTNFPVFLAGAVFATAPALLVFVLAQRRFLRPYDPDRNGR, encoded by the coding sequence GTGGGGGGCCGCGCGAGCGGCCCCCCACCGCTGCCCGGAGGCTGGTCGCGGACGTGGCGGACGCTCGGCGCGGTCTTCGTCCTGCTGGTCTTCGTGCCGCCGTTGCTGCTGCTGGTCTCCGGCTCGCTCACCGAGCCCGGCCTGCCACCGCCGCCGACCCCCCGGCTGGCGCCGGACCCGGTCAGCGCCACCGGCTACCGGCAGGCCGTGGAGCTGGGCGGTCTGCTGCGCGCCTCGCTCAACTCGGTGCTGGTCGCGGTGGTCGCCGTGCCGCTGAGCGTGCTGGTCGCCTCGCTGGCCGGGTTCGCCACGGCCCGGCTCGCCCCGCGTGCCGCCGCCGCCGTCGTCGCGGCGTCCCTGGTGGCGTTGATGGTGCCGGCCACCGCGCTGCTGGTGCCCCGGTTCACGATCTTCCGGATGTTCGGCCTGACCGATACCCTGGCGCCGTTGGTCGCCCCGGCGCTGATCGGCACCTCACCCCTGTACGTCCTGGTGTACTACCTGGCGTTCCGGGCGCTGCCGGCGGAGCTGTACGACGCCTGCCTGGTGGAGGACCTGAGCCCGGTGCGGATCTGGTGGCGGATGGCGTTGCCGCTGGTCCGCCCGGTGACCGCCGGCCTGACCGCGTTGACGTTCGTGCTGACCTGGTCGAACTTCCTCGACCCGCTGGTCTACGTCTACGACCGTGACCTGTTCACCCTGCCGCTGGCGTTGCGTTCGCTGTCGGTGCTGGATCCGACGAACTTCCCGGTGTTCCTGGCCGGCGCCGTCTTCGCCACGGCGCCGGCGCTGCTGGTGTTCGTGCTCGCCCAGCGGCGTTTCCTGCGCCCCTACGACCCCGACCGGAACGGACGATGA
- a CDS encoding TerC family protein → MSVPWWAWAALTAAIAVMLAVDLFLHRDNHVVGFREAAVWSGVWIAAGLAFGALLWVWQGDEAAGAYYAGYLIEKALSVDNVFVFALIFTSFAVPAAYQHKVLFWGVVGALAFRLVFIFVGAQLLETFFWTAYVLGLFLVYTGWKMAFRHDAEMNPDRNLVVRLVRRIIPTDARYHGDRFFIRADGRRVATLLLVVLVAVEATDLIFAVDSVAAILAITTSTFIVWAANAFAVLGLRSLYFCLAGLLRRFTKLHYGLAFLLAFAGVKLVLSETPVGKLPIPLTLGVIVATLVVSIGWSLAATRDDPAPTDEPRAATRG, encoded by the coding sequence ATGTCCGTACCCTGGTGGGCCTGGGCGGCCCTGACCGCGGCGATCGCCGTGATGCTCGCGGTCGACCTGTTCCTGCACCGCGACAACCACGTCGTCGGCTTCCGGGAGGCCGCCGTCTGGTCCGGCGTCTGGATCGCCGCCGGCCTGGCCTTCGGCGCTCTGCTGTGGGTGTGGCAGGGCGACGAGGCGGCCGGCGCCTACTACGCCGGCTACCTGATCGAGAAGGCCCTGTCGGTCGACAACGTCTTCGTCTTCGCGCTGATCTTCACCTCCTTCGCGGTCCCGGCCGCATACCAGCACAAGGTGCTCTTCTGGGGTGTCGTCGGCGCGTTGGCCTTCCGCCTGGTGTTCATCTTCGTCGGCGCGCAACTGCTGGAGACGTTCTTCTGGACCGCGTACGTCCTCGGCCTGTTCCTCGTCTACACCGGCTGGAAGATGGCCTTCCGGCACGACGCGGAGATGAACCCCGACCGTAACCTGGTCGTCCGCCTCGTCCGCCGGATCATCCCGACCGACGCCCGCTACCACGGTGACCGGTTCTTCATCCGCGCCGACGGCAGGCGCGTCGCGACGTTGCTCCTGGTCGTCCTCGTCGCGGTCGAAGCCACCGACCTGATCTTCGCTGTGGACTCCGTCGCCGCGATCCTGGCCATCACCACCAGCACGTTCATCGTCTGGGCCGCCAACGCCTTCGCCGTGCTGGGCCTGCGCAGTCTCTACTTCTGCCTCGCCGGCCTGCTACGCCGCTTCACGAAGCTGCACTACGGCCTGGCCTTCCTGCTCGCCTTCGCCGGCGTGAAACTGGTGCTCTCCGAGACCCCGGTCGGAAAACTTCCCATTCCGCTGACCCTGGGCGTCATCGTCGCCACCCTCGTGGTGTCCATCGGCTGGAGCCTCGCCGCCACCCGTGACGACCCGGCGCCCACCGACGAGCCCCGCGCCGCCACCCGGGGCTGA
- a CDS encoding dipeptide ABC transporter ATP-binding protein, whose amino-acid sequence MAAGVEPLLSVAGLTKHFPVREGWRRSGVVRAVDGVDFTVSAGQTLGLVGESGCGKSTTGRMLVRLMDPTAGTVTFAGRDIGRARGRELRRLRQDVQIVFQDPYASLNPRHTVGRIVGMPLEVNGIVPPGGVRNRVRELLELVGLSPEHYNRYPHEFSGGQRQRVGIARALALSPRLIVADEPVSALDVSIQAQVINLLRGLQRDLGLAFVFIAHDLAVVRHVSQRVAVMYLGRIVEIGDRADIYRRPQHPYTRALLSAVPDVSGVGAAGRIRLVGDVPTPLDPPSGCRFRTRCGKATDLCAVEVPALVPRAGGSQATACHHPETGAP is encoded by the coding sequence GTGGCTGCCGGGGTCGAGCCGTTGTTGTCCGTCGCCGGGTTGACGAAGCATTTTCCGGTGCGGGAGGGGTGGCGGCGGTCGGGTGTGGTGCGGGCGGTCGACGGGGTGGACTTCACCGTGTCGGCGGGGCAGACGTTGGGTCTGGTGGGGGAGTCCGGCTGCGGTAAGAGCACCACCGGGCGGATGCTGGTGCGGTTGATGGATCCGACGGCGGGGACGGTGACGTTCGCGGGGCGGGACATCGGTCGGGCCCGGGGGCGGGAGTTGCGTCGGTTGCGGCAGGACGTGCAGATCGTTTTTCAGGATCCGTACGCGTCGTTGAATCCCCGGCACACGGTGGGGCGGATCGTGGGGATGCCGTTGGAGGTCAACGGGATCGTTCCGCCGGGTGGGGTGCGTAACCGGGTGCGGGAGTTGTTGGAGCTGGTGGGGTTGAGCCCGGAGCACTACAACCGGTATCCGCACGAGTTTTCGGGTGGTCAGCGGCAGCGGGTGGGGATCGCCCGTGCTCTGGCGTTGTCGCCGAGGTTGATCGTGGCGGATGAGCCGGTGTCGGCGTTGGATGTGTCGATCCAGGCGCAGGTGATCAATCTGTTGCGGGGGTTGCAGCGGGATCTGGGGTTGGCGTTCGTGTTCATCGCGCATGATCTGGCGGTGGTGCGGCATGTGTCGCAGCGGGTGGCGGTGATGTATCTGGGGCGGATCGTGGAGATCGGTGATCGGGCGGATATCTACCGGCGTCCGCAGCATCCGTACACGCGGGCGTTGTTGTCGGCGGTGCCGGACGTGTCCGGGGTGGGGGCGGCGGGGCGGATCCGGTTGGTCGGGGACGTGCCGACGCCGTTGGATCCGCCGTCGGGGTGCCGGTTCCGGACCCGTTGTGGGAAGGCCACCGACCTGTGTGCCGTCGAGGTTCCCGCGCTGGTGCCGAGGGCGGGCGGCAGTCAGGCCACCGCCTGCCACCACCCCGAGACCGGAGCGCCGTAG